From one Catellatospora sp. IY07-71 genomic stretch:
- a CDS encoding lycopene cyclase domain-containing protein, which yields MDRLRYLLVLAACLAVTLPLEAGLGARVYRRPRRLLATLAPVVAVFVLWDLAATARGHWWFSPRYTTGATLLGLPVEEWLFFLVVPLCALLTFEVLTRGPAALGLTATPTPIPAAQPGKAGGRRG from the coding sequence ATGGACCGGCTGCGCTACCTGCTCGTCCTGGCCGCGTGCCTGGCCGTGACGCTGCCCCTGGAGGCGGGGCTGGGCGCGCGGGTGTACCGCCGCCCCCGCCGCCTGCTGGCCACCCTCGCCCCGGTCGTCGCGGTCTTCGTGCTGTGGGACCTCGCCGCGACCGCCCGCGGCCACTGGTGGTTCTCCCCCCGCTACACCACCGGCGCCACCCTGCTCGGCCTCCCCGTCGAGGAGTGGCTCTTCTTCCTCGTCGTCCCCCTCTGCGCCCTGCTCACCTTCGAAGTCCTCACCCGCGGCCCGGCCGCCCTGGGCCTGACCGCCACCCCCACCCCCATCCCCGCCGCGCAGCCCGGCAAGGCGGGCGGGCGCCGTGGGTGA
- a CDS encoding lycopene cyclase domain-containing protein, with protein sequence MGEYTVAAVAACLAVVGLELGVWRTGLLRTGRYWGTLAISLLFMVPVDGWLTRADATVVHYAPDAITGLRVPWDIPVEDYAFAYALITLTLLLWVRAGRGAADG encoded by the coding sequence GTGGGTGAGTACACGGTGGCGGCGGTCGCGGCCTGTCTCGCGGTGGTGGGGCTGGAGCTGGGAGTATGGCGGACCGGGCTGCTCCGCACCGGGCGATACTGGGGAACGCTGGCGATCTCGCTGCTGTTCATGGTGCCCGTCGACGGCTGGCTGACCCGGGCCGACGCGACCGTCGTGCACTACGCGCCGGACGCGATCACGGGGCTGCGGGTGCCGTGGGACATCCCGGTCGAGGACTACGCGTTCGCGTACGCCCTGATCACCCTCACCCTGCTGCTGTGGGTGCGGGCCGGGCGCGGTGCGGCCGATGGCTGA
- a CDS encoding phytoene/squalene synthase family protein has translation MEPDLAAAYERCRALHRRHGRTYYLATRLLPAWKRPHVHALYGFTRHADEIVDSTDALPPAARARALRDWSDRFVAGLHGSPVDDPLLPAVLHTIRTFDLDRADFAAFLHSMAMDLEIAEYEDYGDLLEYMEGSAAVIGTMMLPILDPADPALAREPARQLGLAFQLTNFIRDIGEDLDRGRVYLPQRDLRAFGLSTADLRLAAQRGTASTAIRELVRYEITRARAHYAAAAPGVTMLAPTSQACIRAAYHLYGGILDEVERADCDVFARRATVPNRRRLLVAARCLLTPAGRPVAAPSAPPVPQAAG, from the coding sequence GTGGAGCCTGACCTAGCCGCCGCGTACGAGCGCTGCCGCGCCCTGCACCGCCGGCACGGCCGCACGTACTACCTGGCAACGCGCCTGCTCCCGGCCTGGAAGCGGCCGCACGTGCATGCGCTCTACGGCTTCACCCGGCACGCCGACGAGATCGTCGACAGCACCGACGCGCTGCCGCCCGCGGCCCGCGCCCGCGCCCTGCGCGACTGGTCGGACCGCTTCGTCGCCGGGCTGCACGGCTCGCCCGTGGACGACCCGCTGCTGCCCGCCGTGCTGCACACCATCCGCACCTTCGACCTGGACCGCGCCGACTTCGCCGCGTTCCTGCACTCCATGGCGATGGACCTGGAGATCGCCGAATACGAGGACTACGGCGACCTGCTGGAGTACATGGAGGGCTCGGCGGCCGTGATCGGCACGATGATGCTGCCGATCCTCGACCCGGCCGACCCGGCGCTCGCCCGCGAGCCCGCCCGGCAGCTCGGCCTGGCCTTCCAGCTCACCAACTTCATCCGCGACATCGGCGAGGACCTCGACCGGGGCCGGGTCTACCTGCCCCAGCGCGACCTGCGCGCGTTCGGGCTGAGCACCGCCGACCTGCGGCTGGCCGCGCAGCGGGGCACCGCCAGCACGGCCATCCGGGAGCTGGTGCGCTACGAGATCACGCGGGCCCGCGCCCACTACGCCGCCGCCGCGCCCGGCGTCACCATGCTCGCGCCGACCTCGCAGGCCTGCATCCGCGCCGCGTACCACCTCTACGGCGGGATCCTCGACGAGGTGGAGCGGGCCGACTGCGACGTCTTCGCCCGCCGGGCCACGGTGCCGAACCGGCGGCGGCTGCTCGTCGCGGCGCGCTGCCTGCTCACCCCGGCCGGCAGGCCGGTCGCGGCGCCGAGCGCGCCGCCCGTGCCGCAGGCGGCCGGCTGA
- a CDS encoding aldo/keto reductase, which yields MEDTTVKLGHGAVMPRLGLGTWPMDDATAARCVAHAVEAGYRLFDTAENYGNERGVGQGMRDSGLPREQLFVTTKFNVRWHGRDLVRRACDASAERLGVEYIDLLLIHWPNPEHDRYVEAWEGMLALREEGRLRAVGVSNFKPAHLERLRAETGVVPDVNQVQLSPRITRKLVRAYDAEHGIVTQSWSPLGQGRELLAEPAVTELAAAHGRTPAQVVLRWHLQLGLSAVPKSADPQRMRDNLAVFDFALSDADMARLTALDQGERAAVDSDLVGH from the coding sequence ATGGAGGACACGACGGTGAAGCTCGGCCACGGCGCGGTGATGCCGCGGCTCGGGCTGGGCACCTGGCCCATGGACGACGCCACGGCCGCGCGCTGCGTGGCACACGCGGTCGAGGCCGGCTACCGGCTGTTCGACACGGCCGAGAACTACGGCAACGAGCGCGGGGTCGGGCAGGGCATGCGCGACTCGGGCCTGCCCCGCGAGCAGCTGTTCGTCACCACCAAGTTCAACGTACGCTGGCACGGCCGCGACCTGGTGCGCCGCGCCTGCGACGCCTCCGCCGAGCGCCTCGGCGTCGAGTACATCGACCTGCTGCTGATCCACTGGCCCAACCCGGAGCACGACCGCTACGTCGAGGCATGGGAGGGCATGCTCGCGCTGCGCGAGGAGGGGCGGCTGCGCGCGGTCGGGGTGTCCAACTTCAAGCCCGCCCACCTGGAGCGGCTGCGCGCCGAGACGGGGGTCGTGCCCGACGTCAATCAGGTCCAGCTCAGCCCGCGCATCACGCGCAAACTGGTGCGGGCGTACGACGCCGAGCACGGCATCGTCACCCAGTCCTGGAGCCCGCTGGGCCAGGGCCGCGAGCTGCTGGCCGAACCCGCCGTCACCGAGCTGGCCGCCGCGCACGGGCGCACCCCGGCGCAGGTGGTGCTGCGCTGGCACCTGCAGCTCGGCCTGTCCGCCGTGCCGAAGTCGGCCGACCCGCAGCGGATGCGCGACAACCTCGCCGTCTTCGACTTCGCCCTCAGCGACGCCGACATGGCCCGCCTCACCGCCCTGGACCAGGGCGAACGCGCCGCCGTCGACTCTGACCTCGTCGGCCACTGA
- a CDS encoding HD domain-containing protein, translating to MPPVAVDHLVPARAMGLAESLLAEMPQRWSHSAGVARRAAELSGAVAPADRDLLLCAAWLHDIGYAPAARDTGFHPLDGARFLRRHGWPERLCALVAHHSGACFQAEAQGVTGMAEFPDEDSAVTDALAAADQTTGVCGEPAFLEDRLAEALGRHGGLSVYALAHTRRAPYLRAAARRVGLRLAAAPAR from the coding sequence GTGCCGCCGGTAGCTGTCGACCACCTTGTGCCCGCCCGCGCCATGGGCCTTGCCGAATCGCTGCTCGCGGAGATGCCGCAGCGCTGGTCGCACTCGGCCGGGGTGGCCCGCCGCGCTGCCGAGCTGTCCGGCGCCGTCGCCCCCGCCGACCGGGACCTGCTGCTGTGCGCCGCGTGGCTGCACGACATCGGGTACGCCCCGGCCGCCCGGGACACCGGCTTCCACCCCCTGGACGGGGCGCGCTTCCTGCGCCGGCACGGCTGGCCGGAGCGGCTGTGCGCGCTGGTCGCCCACCACTCCGGGGCCTGCTTCCAGGCCGAGGCGCAGGGCGTGACCGGCATGGCCGAGTTCCCCGACGAGGACTCCGCGGTCACCGACGCCCTGGCCGCTGCCGACCAGACCACGGGGGTATGCGGCGAGCCGGCGTTCCTGGAGGACCGGCTGGCCGAGGCGCTGGGCCGGCACGGCGGGCTGTCGGTGTACGCCCTGGCCCACACCCGCCGCGCGCCGTACCTGCGCGCCGCCGCGCGCCGGGTGGGCCTGCGGCTGGCCGCCGCGCCCGCGCGCTGA
- a CDS encoding lytic polysaccharide monooxygenase yields MSTTLAARRRAAISALIVAVASVLLLTTTLARVADAHGSIVDPASRAYGCWQRWGADFQNPAMATQDPMCWQAWQADPQAMWNWNGLFREGVAGNHQGAIPDGQLCSGGRTQNGRYNAMDTVGDWKAQNISTNFSVKLFDQASHGADYIRVYVTKQGFNPVTQPLGWGNLELVGQIGNTPASQWTRETDGVSIRVNGNAAGRSGRHIVYTIWQASHLDQSYYFCSDVNFGGVQPSPSSSASPSASPRPSTSPSVSPSPSRPPSPSPSSPPPPGGCSATYALTGSWPGGFQGDVKVTAGSSAITGWTVTLTWTNGQTITQSWGATVTTSGSTATAKNVSYNGSLAAGGSTTFGFLGNAPNSSNGAPSLTCTPA; encoded by the coding sequence ATGTCCACCACACTCGCCGCACGGCGGCGGGCCGCAATCTCCGCACTGATCGTGGCAGTCGCCTCGGTCCTGCTGCTCACCACCACGCTGGCCCGGGTCGCCGACGCGCACGGCAGCATCGTCGACCCGGCCTCCCGCGCCTACGGCTGCTGGCAGCGCTGGGGCGCCGACTTCCAGAACCCGGCCATGGCCACCCAGGACCCGATGTGCTGGCAGGCCTGGCAGGCCGACCCCCAGGCCATGTGGAACTGGAACGGCCTGTTCCGCGAGGGCGTCGCGGGCAACCACCAGGGCGCCATCCCGGACGGCCAGCTGTGCAGCGGCGGCCGCACCCAGAACGGCCGCTACAACGCGATGGACACGGTCGGCGACTGGAAGGCCCAGAACATCTCGACCAACTTCAGCGTGAAGCTGTTCGACCAGGCCAGCCACGGCGCGGACTACATCCGCGTGTACGTGACCAAGCAGGGCTTCAACCCGGTCACCCAGCCGCTGGGCTGGGGCAACCTGGAGCTGGTCGGCCAGATCGGCAACACCCCGGCGTCGCAGTGGACCAGGGAGACCGACGGCGTCTCCATCCGGGTCAACGGCAACGCCGCGGGCCGCTCCGGCCGGCACATCGTGTACACCATCTGGCAGGCCAGCCACCTGGACCAGTCGTACTACTTCTGCAGCGACGTGAACTTCGGCGGCGTGCAGCCCAGCCCGTCGTCCTCGGCCTCGCCGAGCGCGTCGCCGCGGCCGTCCACCTCGCCGTCGGTGTCCCCGTCGCCGAGCCGCCCGCCGTCGCCGAGCCCGTCGTCGCCCCCGCCGCCCGGTGGCTGCTCGGCGACGTACGCGCTGACCGGCTCGTGGCCCGGCGGCTTCCAGGGCGACGTCAAGGTGACCGCGGGCTCCTCCGCGATCACCGGCTGGACGGTGACCCTGACCTGGACCAACGGCCAGACGATCACACAATCGTGGGGTGCGACCGTGACCACGAGCGGCTCGACGGCCACCGCCAAGAACGTCTCGTACAACGGCAGCCTGGCCGCCGGAGGCAGCACCACCTTCGGCTTCCTCGGCAACGCACCGAACAGCAGCAACGGCGCTCCCAGCCTGACCTGCACCCCCGCCTGA
- the crtI gene encoding phytoene desaturase family protein — translation MRTVSGPTEHVVVVGAGLGGLACALHLAGAGRRVTVLEREAEPGGRAGRLVRDGFEFDTGPTVLTMPDLIAEAFAAVGEELADWLTLTPLDPAYRAWFPDGSKLDVIADPARMAEEIAAVCGPWEADGYLRFAAYARRLWELERADFIEKNFDGPRDLVTANLLRLVAAGAFGRLQPRIDHFLKDERTRRIFSFQSMYAGLAPHKALAVYAVIAYLDAVAGVYFPHGGMHAVPRAMAAAAEKHGVTMRYGTAVRQVETHAGRAVAVVTAEGERIPADAVVLNPDTAAAHALLPGPGPRRRLRYSPSCVVLHIGSDAAYAKAGHHNIHFGKPWRRTFEEIITEGRLMSDPSLLVTNPSRTDPSVAPAGQHTYYVLAPVPNLVTGGQDWRGGLAEAYADELTEVLEQRGYVGFGAAVRSRTVVTPADWADAGMAAGTPFAAAHTLAQTGPFRPRNLHPALGNVVFTGSGTTPGVGVPMVLISGKLAAARITG, via the coding sequence ATGCGTACGGTTTCCGGACCCACCGAGCACGTGGTGGTGGTCGGCGCCGGGCTGGGCGGCCTGGCCTGCGCGCTGCACCTGGCCGGGGCCGGGCGGCGGGTCACCGTGCTGGAACGGGAGGCCGAGCCGGGCGGGCGGGCCGGGCGGCTGGTCCGCGACGGGTTCGAGTTCGACACCGGCCCGACCGTGCTGACCATGCCGGACCTGATCGCCGAGGCGTTCGCCGCGGTCGGCGAGGAGCTGGCCGACTGGCTCACGCTGACCCCGCTGGACCCGGCCTACCGGGCCTGGTTCCCGGACGGCTCGAAGCTGGACGTGATCGCCGACCCGGCGCGCATGGCCGAGGAGATCGCGGCGGTGTGCGGCCCATGGGAGGCCGACGGTTACCTGCGCTTCGCCGCGTACGCCCGGCGCCTCTGGGAGCTGGAGCGTGCCGACTTCATCGAGAAGAACTTCGACGGCCCGCGCGACCTGGTCACGGCCAACCTGCTGCGCCTGGTCGCGGCGGGCGCGTTCGGGCGGCTGCAGCCGCGCATCGACCACTTCCTGAAGGACGAGCGCACCCGGCGCATCTTCTCGTTCCAGTCGATGTACGCCGGGCTCGCCCCGCACAAGGCGCTGGCCGTGTACGCCGTCATCGCCTACCTGGACGCGGTGGCGGGGGTGTACTTCCCGCACGGCGGCATGCACGCGGTGCCGCGCGCGATGGCCGCCGCCGCCGAGAAGCACGGCGTCACCATGCGCTACGGCACCGCGGTGCGGCAGGTGGAGACCCACGCCGGGCGGGCGGTGGCCGTGGTGACCGCCGAGGGCGAGCGGATCCCCGCCGACGCGGTCGTGCTCAACCCGGACACCGCCGCCGCCCACGCGCTGCTGCCCGGCCCCGGCCCGCGCCGCCGGCTGCGCTACTCGCCGTCGTGCGTGGTGCTGCACATCGGCTCCGACGCGGCGTACGCCAAGGCCGGGCACCACAACATCCACTTCGGGAAGCCCTGGCGGCGCACCTTCGAGGAGATCATCACCGAGGGCCGGCTGATGAGCGATCCGTCGCTGCTGGTGACCAACCCGAGCCGCACCGACCCGTCCGTGGCCCCGGCCGGGCAGCACACCTACTACGTGCTCGCCCCGGTGCCGAACCTGGTCACCGGCGGCCAGGACTGGCGGGGCGGGCTGGCCGAGGCATACGCCGACGAGCTGACCGAGGTGCTGGAGCAGCGCGGCTACGTCGGCTTCGGGGCGGCGGTGCGCAGCCGCACCGTGGTCACCCCGGCGGACTGGGCCGACGCGGGCATGGCCGCCGGGACGCCGTTCGCGGCGGCGCACACGCTGGCGCAGACCGGCCCGTTCCGGCCGCGCAACCTGCACCCGGCGCTGGGCAACGTGGTCTTCACCGGGTCGGGCACCACCCCGGGCGTGGGCGTGCCGATGGTGCTGATCTCCGGAAAGCTGGCCGCCGCCCGCATCACCGGCTGA
- a CDS encoding polyprenyl synthetase family protein has translation MANDTFSALAAHPCSAVPATPTHHAADLPLLVEYTLTEFVRAETRALAEVDSALEPLLSAARDAVLGGGKRVRPQFAYWGWRSVAGPHAPVGMVLPALAALELLHAFALVHDDVMDRSDTRRGRPTAHRALADGHRAAGLRGDAAHFGDAAAILVGDLLLVWADRLMARAGVPDRTLREARTAYDRMRVEAIAGQFLDVLGDCARTWSPERALRTARLKTAGYTATWPLHYGAALADAGGGGFAQGPLGRAFTRYGLAVGEAFQLRDDLLGLFGEPAVTGKPVGDDLGKPTMLLLLAQARASAAQRAELAAVLAAPRPDVARLAAVVRDTGAPEQLSEMIGERVADAHAALAAAPVDDDTRTALGELAAAVAWRAA, from the coding sequence GTGGCCAACGACACCTTCTCCGCCCTAGCCGCCCACCCCTGCTCCGCCGTGCCCGCGACGCCCACTCATCACGCCGCCGACCTGCCGCTACTTGTCGAATACACCCTCACCGAATTCGTTCGGGCCGAAACGCGCGCATTGGCTGAGGTGGATTCGGCGCTGGAGCCGCTGCTGTCGGCCGCCCGCGACGCGGTGCTCGGTGGGGGCAAGCGGGTGCGCCCGCAGTTCGCGTACTGGGGGTGGCGCAGCGTGGCCGGGCCGCACGCGCCGGTCGGCATGGTGCTGCCCGCGCTCGCGGCGCTCGAGCTGCTGCACGCGTTCGCCCTGGTCCACGACGACGTGATGGACCGCTCCGACACCCGGCGGGGCCGCCCCACCGCGCACCGGGCGCTCGCCGACGGCCACCGCGCCGCGGGGCTGCGCGGGGACGCGGCGCACTTCGGCGACGCCGCCGCGATCCTGGTCGGCGACCTGCTCCTGGTGTGGGCCGACCGGCTGATGGCCCGGGCCGGCGTGCCCGACCGCACCCTGCGCGAGGCGCGCACCGCGTACGACCGGATGCGCGTCGAGGCGATCGCGGGCCAGTTCCTCGACGTGCTCGGCGACTGCGCGCGGACCTGGTCGCCGGAGCGCGCGCTGCGCACCGCGCGGCTCAAGACCGCCGGCTACACCGCGACCTGGCCGCTGCACTACGGCGCGGCGCTGGCCGACGCGGGCGGTGGCGGGTTCGCCCAGGGGCCGCTGGGGCGGGCGTTCACCCGCTACGGGCTGGCCGTCGGCGAGGCGTTCCAGCTGCGGGACGACCTGCTGGGTCTGTTCGGCGAGCCCGCGGTCACCGGCAAGCCGGTCGGCGACGACCTCGGCAAGCCGACGATGCTGCTGCTGCTCGCGCAGGCGCGGGCGAGCGCGGCGCAGCGCGCCGAGCTGGCGGCGGTGCTGGCCGCGCCGCGGCCCGACGTGGCGCGGCTGGCCGCGGTGGTCCGGGACACCGGAGCGCCGGAGCAGCTCAGTGAGATGATCGGCGAGCGGGTGGCCGACGCGCACGCGGCGCTGGCCGCCGCGCCCGTCGACGACGACACCCGCACCGCGCTGGGCGAGCTGGCCGCCGCCGTGGCCTGGCGCGCGGCATGA
- a CDS encoding NAD(P)H-dependent glycerol-3-phosphate dehydrogenase, with the protein MGAGSWGSVFAKILAEAGGEVTMWARRAEIADAIRTTGRNPDYFPEVALPRNVTATADPAQALAGAELVVLAVTSQTLRENLTAWAAAIPPDATLVSLMKGIELGTTKRMSEVIAESAGVDPGRVAVVTGPNIAPELAHRQPAAAVVACTDPARAAAVQQAVTTPYFRPYTNDDVIGCELGGAVKNVIALAYGIATAMDLGENIKATLITRGLAETTRLGVALGADPLTFAGLSGLGDLVATCCSPLTRNRTFGEHLGRGLTLEQAQAATRYTAEGVKSCLAIRDLAHAHGVEMPITEQVERICHEGVDPKTALVTLMSRQTKPE; encoded by the coding sequence ATGGGTGCGGGCTCCTGGGGCAGCGTCTTCGCGAAGATCCTGGCCGAGGCGGGTGGCGAGGTCACCATGTGGGCGCGGCGGGCGGAGATCGCCGACGCGATCCGCACCACCGGGCGCAACCCGGACTACTTCCCCGAGGTCGCCCTGCCGCGCAACGTCACCGCCACCGCCGATCCGGCGCAGGCGCTGGCCGGAGCCGAGCTGGTGGTGCTCGCGGTGACCTCGCAGACGCTGCGCGAGAACCTCACCGCCTGGGCCGCCGCGATCCCGCCCGACGCCACGCTGGTGTCCCTGATGAAGGGCATCGAGCTGGGCACCACGAAGCGGATGAGCGAGGTCATCGCGGAGTCGGCGGGCGTCGACCCGGGCCGCGTCGCCGTGGTCACCGGCCCCAACATCGCCCCCGAGCTGGCTCACCGCCAGCCCGCCGCGGCCGTGGTGGCGTGCACCGATCCGGCCCGTGCCGCGGCGGTGCAGCAGGCGGTCACCACCCCCTACTTCCGGCCGTACACCAATGACGACGTGATCGGCTGCGAGCTGGGCGGGGCGGTCAAGAACGTGATCGCGCTGGCGTACGGCATCGCCACCGCGATGGACCTCGGCGAGAACATCAAGGCCACCCTGATCACGCGCGGGCTGGCCGAGACCACCCGGCTGGGCGTGGCGCTGGGTGCCGACCCGCTCACCTTCGCGGGCCTGTCCGGCCTCGGCGACCTCGTCGCCACCTGCTGCTCGCCGCTGACCCGCAACCGCACGTTCGGCGAGCACCTGGGCCGGGGCCTGACCCTGGAGCAGGCGCAGGCCGCCACCCGCTACACGGCCGAGGGCGTCAAGAGCTGCCTCGCCATCCGCGACCTGGCCCACGCGCACGGCGTGGAGATGCCGATCACCGAGCAGGTCGAGCGCATCTGCCACGAGGGCGTCGACCCGAAGACAGCCCTCGTCACCCTCATGAGCCGCCAGACCAAACCCGAGTGA
- a CDS encoding winged helix-turn-helix domain-containing protein, whose translation MLRIRFTARDLAMTRLAPSADPMWELSLSMHQLRLPGSNPFLEGWKQRTARRLQPYTPLRNEVALGLTLSPPRGYFPDFLTPYNGVEGFEAGIEGITSTDARRIKDEINQLTVTDRSMVPIVEELRRGSAAGMQALESSLRAYHETAIAPVWNRITGAVEADRTRRMKDLADGGWAKLLDNLHPEARFRDDTFEIDKWGMDVDAELDLDGRGLLIIPSYFKEERQLMVLADTALPPVLLYPIDSSARLYADTDHDHLPALIGQTRARVLECAVTGGSTSVIATRVGISLPAASKHLDVLHRAGLVHRNRNQNTVHHLVTSLGLGLLNGAPALGGGSEAPISAPPTA comes from the coding sequence ATGCTGCGCATCAGATTCACCGCCCGTGATCTGGCGATGACCCGGCTCGCGCCGAGCGCGGACCCCATGTGGGAGCTGTCGCTGAGCATGCACCAGCTCCGGCTGCCCGGGTCGAACCCGTTCCTGGAGGGGTGGAAGCAGCGCACCGCGCGGCGCCTGCAGCCGTACACGCCGCTGCGCAACGAGGTGGCCCTCGGGCTGACGCTCAGCCCGCCGCGCGGCTACTTCCCCGACTTCCTCACGCCGTACAACGGTGTGGAGGGCTTCGAGGCCGGCATCGAGGGCATCACCAGCACCGACGCCAGGCGGATCAAGGACGAGATCAACCAGCTGACCGTCACCGACCGGTCCATGGTCCCCATCGTGGAGGAGCTGCGGCGCGGCAGCGCGGCGGGGATGCAGGCGCTCGAGTCGTCGCTGCGCGCCTACCACGAGACCGCCATCGCCCCGGTCTGGAACCGGATCACCGGGGCCGTGGAGGCCGACCGGACCCGCCGGATGAAGGACCTCGCCGACGGCGGTTGGGCGAAGCTGCTGGACAACCTGCACCCGGAGGCCCGCTTCCGGGACGACACGTTCGAGATCGACAAGTGGGGCATGGACGTGGACGCCGAGCTGGACCTCGACGGCCGGGGCCTGCTGATCATCCCGTCGTATTTCAAGGAGGAGCGGCAGCTCATGGTGCTCGCGGACACCGCGCTGCCGCCGGTGCTGCTCTACCCGATCGACTCCTCGGCGCGGCTGTACGCCGACACCGACCACGACCACCTGCCCGCCCTCATCGGGCAGACCCGGGCCCGGGTGCTCGAGTGCGCCGTCACCGGCGGCTCCACCTCGGTCATCGCCACCCGGGTCGGCATCTCGCTGCCCGCCGCGAGCAAGCACCTCGACGTGCTGCACCGGGCCGGGCTGGTGCACCGCAACCGCAACCAGAACACGGTCCACCACCTCGTCACCAGCCTGGGCCTGGGCCTGCTCAACGGCGCGCCGGCGCTGGGCGGCGGGTCCGAGGCGCCCATCAGCGCCCCGCCCACCGCCTGA
- a CDS encoding PadR family transcriptional regulator: MGEPAFLILTALAGEPKHGYAVIEDVREISGGQVRLHTGTLYSVLDRLRESGLIEVEREEIVQSRLRRYYRLTGAGRERLAVETARLRRNADAAAARLAVRLMPGTGAA, encoded by the coding sequence ATGGGAGAGCCTGCTTTCCTGATCCTCACCGCGCTGGCGGGCGAGCCGAAACACGGCTACGCCGTGATCGAGGACGTACGGGAGATCTCCGGCGGCCAGGTGCGCCTGCACACCGGGACGCTGTACTCGGTGCTCGACCGGCTGCGCGAGAGCGGCCTGATCGAGGTGGAGCGCGAGGAGATCGTGCAGTCGCGGCTGCGGCGCTACTACCGGCTCACCGGCGCCGGGCGCGAGCGCCTGGCCGTGGAGACCGCACGCCTGCGCCGTAACGCCGACGCGGCCGCCGCCCGGCTGGCCGTGCGCCTGATGCCCGGGACAGGAGCCGCGTGA
- a CDS encoding lysophospholipid acyltransferase family protein: MADPVAAAMRHGFTHLVRRELRGVWLHGGLPRGPFVWAANHHTWWDPFVAAAVLWRTGHPACLLMQQDNLARYGFLRRLGVFGTHEPRTGLRLLRDGRTLVVYPEGELRPAGPPGPLSRGAAWYARQARVPLLAVAVRVVLRGHNRPEAYVSCTEVPRGRDDAQVTAKLAEALAVDLSHLDGQLAGADPRQPLSGFRRVLAGRRSWDERVDAAKGALPWRS; this comes from the coding sequence ATGGCTGACCCGGTCGCCGCTGCGATGCGGCATGGCTTCACCCACCTCGTGCGGCGCGAGCTGCGCGGCGTCTGGCTGCACGGCGGCCTGCCGCGCGGCCCGTTCGTCTGGGCGGCCAACCACCACACCTGGTGGGACCCGTTCGTCGCCGCGGCGGTGCTGTGGCGCACCGGCCACCCCGCCTGCCTGCTGATGCAGCAGGACAACCTGGCCCGCTACGGCTTCCTGCGCCGCCTGGGCGTGTTCGGCACGCACGAGCCACGCACCGGGCTGCGGCTGCTGCGCGACGGGCGCACCCTGGTCGTGTACCCCGAGGGCGAGCTGCGCCCGGCCGGTCCGCCCGGCCCGCTGTCCCGCGGCGCCGCCTGGTACGCCCGCCAGGCGCGGGTGCCGCTGCTCGCGGTCGCGGTGCGGGTGGTGCTGCGCGGCCACAACCGGCCCGAGGCGTACGTCTCCTGCACCGAGGTGCCACGCGGCCGGGACGACGCGCAGGTCACCGCCAAGCTCGCCGAGGCCCTGGCCGTCGACCTGTCCCACCTCGACGGGCAGCTCGCCGGGGCCGACCCCCGGCAGCCGCTGTCCGGCTTCCGCCGGGTGCTCGCCGGGCGGCGCAGCTGGGACGAGCGCGTCGACGCGGCGAAAGGAGCCCTGCCATGGCGCTCCTAG
- a CDS encoding nuclear transport factor 2 family protein: MLEQTAIAPVPWEIMTNPVGIASRPDVAGQTRTVVEEYLLRLTKGDAEHITELFADDVECYVAAAEAAPWLASRGLAADFLRLTMPRFELGESTVEADRILVDGADAVVLGHFTHVIKPSGRRLSSPVAIHLSVRAGRITSMHLYEDNVALVSRIRGKRPITSAACDAAKNALH, from the coding sequence ATGCTGGAGCAGACGGCCATCGCGCCCGTGCCGTGGGAGATCATGACCAACCCGGTCGGCATCGCATCCCGGCCGGACGTCGCGGGGCAGACCCGCACCGTGGTGGAGGAGTACCTCCTGCGGCTCACCAAGGGCGACGCCGAGCACATCACCGAGCTGTTCGCCGACGACGTGGAGTGCTACGTCGCGGCCGCCGAGGCGGCTCCCTGGCTGGCCAGCCGCGGTCTGGCCGCCGACTTCCTGCGGCTGACGATGCCGCGCTTCGAGCTGGGCGAGAGCACCGTGGAGGCGGACCGGATCCTGGTCGACGGCGCCGACGCGGTGGTGCTGGGCCACTTCACGCACGTGATCAAGCCGTCCGGCCGCCGGCTGTCCTCGCCGGTGGCGATCCACCTCAGCGTCCGGGCGGGCCGGATCACCTCGATGCACCTCTACGAGGACAACGTCGCGCTGGTCTCCCGCATCCGGGGCAAACGCCCCATCACCTCCGCCGCCTGCGACGCGGCCAAGAACGCGCTGCACTGA